The following DNA comes from Gordonia zhaorongruii.
GACGAGAACCGTCGACAGCGCACTGCGCTGACGTCCGAAGCGCTGCCGGAAGCAGCCACGGTCAAGGCCGTTCTCACCGAGGGTGATCCCAATGTGGCCGGTGCCCTGCGATGGGCGTTGGCCCGTGGGGGCGGCGAGGCAGCGGCGCTGTTCGCGAGTCTGATCGACGACGAGGACCTCACGGTCCGGCGACGGTCGGTGTTGGCCGTCGCCGAACTGCCGGGCTCGGATGCCGTGGAGGTGCTCGTTGGAGCGCTCGCCGACCGTGACCCGGTCGTCCGCGGTCGCGCGGCTCTCGCGGTCGCCCGGCACGGCGACGATCGAGCAGTCGGCACCCTCGTGCAGATGGTGGTCGACGGCGTGCGCGACGTAGACGCGGCGGATGCGCTCACCGAGTTCGCGCGTCGCCTTCCCGGGGAGGGGATCGCGGAGCGACTGGTCCGTGAACTGGGCGCCGCGAGTGCGGAGGGCAGACGTCGCATAGCGCAGGCGCTCGGTGAGATTCCGGGGTCGGTCGCGGGCGCGGCCCTTGATCGACTGACCGAGGACGACGATGACGCGACGGCGGTCACCGCCGAGTACTTGACGTCGGTGCGGCCGGACTGACCCTTCCACCGGTGTTCCGCGTTCGGGGCTAGTGCTTCCGCGTTCCCGGAAGCACGCCCGCGTCGATCACGGATTTGACGTACGGGCGGATTCGGCTGAGCAGGTTATCGACCTCGGGCACCGACCACGCCTGTTCGGTCAGCGCGTCGGTCGTCGCCTCGATGTCGTCGTAGACAGCCGCGCCGTCGGCGGTCAGCTGATGGCCGTCCGAGATCCGCTCGGCCAGACCGCGGTCGACGAGACGGTCGACCGATGCATCCCAGTCGGCGTCGGACCAGCCGCGGGTCAGCTTCACCATCTCGCGGCCCAGGACCCGGCGGTGCACGTTCGGATCGGGGAGTGTCGCCTCGTGGAAGGTGACGGCGTCCAGCGCTTCGAGACCGTGGAGGACGAGGGTCGCGATGTGGTTGTCGCCCCGCCATTCGCGCAGAACTGCGACGTTGGTCCAGAGACGGAGCAGATGGTTGTCTTCCGGTGCCCGGGTTGCGGCCCATGCGGCGGCGAGGGGTCGTCCGCCGAACGGCAGGCCCTCGGCGAGATGACCGAACGCGTCTGCGAGTTCGGGGATCTCGGGGTCATCGGCTCGCTCGCCGAGGATGGCGCGAAGCTGCTCATCGAGCATCTCGAAGCGTCGATCGGCGATCGACCCGAGGCCGGCGGCCCGCGCGCGCTCCCATCCTGCGGTCACGAGGTCGGGTGCGAAGTTGTAGAACGACGAGATCACCACCGGTGCACTGCAATCGCCGAGCGGCGCACCGCGAGCACCGAGGTAGAACGCATGCGGGTCGACACCGGTGTCGGCGTGGGCGTCGCCGAGGCCGGGGTTGAAGTAGGCGAGCACATGAAAGGGCTCGAGGGCTTCGTAGGCTTTGCGGGCTGCGCTCATGCGTCAACGATCACCGGGGGAGTCCGGGGTGTCAATCCCCGGGCACGGCGGTGCCGCGGTCGGACTTGCTCGTCTGCGACGACAGCGGGCGCGGTGCCGACCCGTCGTGGAGTCGGCCCCGCGCCCGAAGTGGCACTTGCAGACCAGTGCCTACGGCACGTCCGTCATGTGCCGGTGTCGCTGACGGCTGCGATCACGGACGCTTCTGCTGTCGGCCGGAATCGTCGAGGTCGGTGTCGATGCGCTCCTTGCGGACATCGTCCGACACGGTCTTGTTCTCGGTGACCGCTTCGGTGCCCATGCGGACGCGCTCCACCGGTACCTGCTCCTTGTTGACCACGAGACGCTCCTCGTGCAGCGGGACCTCGATCGCCTCGTCGCCGATGGTCGACTTGTCGTCCAGTTTGGCAGCTTCGTCGGCGGAGATCGGAGTCCGCTCCACGACCACCTCTTCGCGCGTGACGGGAACCTCGACCTGCTGCTTCTCAGTGACGACGTACTTGCGCAGTCGTGCCTTCCCGGCCACTTCCTGCTGCTTGTCGACGTTGAGCTGCTCTTCGTGGCGGATCACGGTGTCGTCGTTATCCGCGGCCTGTGCGGGAGCGTTACGGCCGGCGGTGGCGTCATTTGTCGAGCGGGCATCGGTCGGAGCATGCGTGCCGGCGGCTCCGGCGGGAGCTCCCGTCGTCGGTGAGCCGGTGGCAGCAGCGGTGCCGGCAGCAGCGGTACCTGCTGCGGCAGTACCGGCGGCCGCGGTGCCGGCGGCAGCCTGGCCCGAGGTTTCACGCTGCGGAGTCTGACCGTTGTCGGCGTGCCGTCCCGACTGTCCGGGCGAATCGGCGCCGTTCGGGCGAATGCCGTAGTGCGCGAACAGTTCCTGTTCCTGGGAAGCGCTGATGCCGTCGTCGGTGTCGAGGTGCGGGGCATCCTTCACCGCGGCCTTGGTCGGCGCGACGACGAGGTCGTCACCGGAGACCGAGGCGCCGGCGAGGGGAACCATGGAACTGTTCAAGCCGAACAGCCCGGTGTTCACTGCCGCCCACTTCGGCGAGCCGCTCTGGTTGTCGAGGTAGATCTGATCGACCTTGCCGATCTTGTCGCCGCTCTGATCGAGAGCCTTCGCACCGATCAGGTTTTCGAGGTTGTTCTGGGTGATGCT
Coding sequences within:
- a CDS encoding DUF2382 domain-containing protein — encoded protein: MSITQNNLENLIGAKALDQSGDKIGKVDQIYLDNQSGSPKWAAVNTGLFGLNSSMVPLAGASVSGDDLVVAPTKAAVKDAPHLDTDDGISASQEQELFAHYGIRPNGADSPGQSGRHADNGQTPQRETSGQAAAGTAAAGTAAAGTAAAGTAAATGSPTTGAPAGAAGTHAPTDARSTNDATAGRNAPAQAADNDDTVIRHEEQLNVDKQQEVAGKARLRKYVVTEKQQVEVPVTREEVVVERTPISADEAAKLDDKSTIGDEAIEVPLHEERLVVNKEQVPVERVRMGTEAVTENKTVSDDVRKERIDTDLDDSGRQQKRP
- a CDS encoding MerR family transcriptional regulator, with translation MRIGEVARRSGVSARMLRHYESLGIAGPSGRTSAGYREYAPADIVRIFQVEALRALGLSLREVGRALDDPEFRPADLVGQLAERSEQRIARERELLSRLDQVIDVGPQDWEQVLGVLALLAGLGSDDENRRQRTALTSEALPEAATVKAVLTEGDPNVAGALRWALARGGGEAAALFASLIDDEDLTVRRRSVLAVAELPGSDAVEVLVGALADRDPVVRGRAALAVARHGDDRAVGTLVQMVVDGVRDVDAADALTEFARRLPGEGIAERLVRELGAASAEGRRRIAQALGEIPGSVAGAALDRLTEDDDDATAVTAEYLTSVRPD
- a CDS encoding SCO6745 family protein; translated protein: MSAARKAYEALEPFHVLAYFNPGLGDAHADTGVDPHAFYLGARGAPLGDCSAPVVISSFYNFAPDLVTAGWERARAAGLGSIADRRFEMLDEQLRAILGERADDPEIPELADAFGHLAEGLPFGGRPLAAAWAATRAPEDNHLLRLWTNVAVLREWRGDNHIATLVLHGLEALDAVTFHEATLPDPNVHRRVLGREMVKLTRGWSDADWDASVDRLVDRGLAERISDGHQLTADGAAVYDDIEATTDALTEQAWSVPEVDNLLSRIRPYVKSVIDAGVLPGTRKH